Proteins encoded in a region of the Podarcis muralis chromosome 6, rPodMur119.hap1.1, whole genome shotgun sequence genome:
- the CLRN3 gene encoding clarin-3, translating into MPSKRKSLMFASAFFTSVISLVIVCLVLATKNWVSSEIKFGDVNSTETIFITYGLFEGSCSKNVQNGLSVEDTPFQVVDLLENTKTKGFNTVIIILLVLSLISSFLSSGFTCYNAVSNPYQTFLGPIGVYTWNSISGICSLLGLFLFPANVEVNELSVELAAPCGPSKEATLSNTYGYSYWIVLLIVLSNAAAIIIIVFYQRARYSKRKERERPMEIAPKDGILF; encoded by the exons ATGCCATCCAAGAGAAAATCCCTGATGTTTGCTTCTGCTTTTTTCACCAGTGTTATCTCCTTGGTGATAGTTTGCCTTGTTCTTGCAACCAAAAATTGGGTTTCAAGTGAGATTAAATTCGGTGACGTAAATTCCACTGAGACAATATTCATCACGTATGGACTCTTTGAAGGATCTTGTTCAAAGAACGTGCAAAATGGACTTAGTGTTGAGGATACCCCTTTCCAAG TTGTAGATTTGCTGGAAAATACTAAAACGAAGGGTTTCAACACTGTGATTATTATTCTGCTAGTTCTTAGTTTGATCAGCTCCTTCCTCAGTTCTGGATTTACATGCTACAATGCCGTTAGCAACCCCTACCAGACCTTTTTGGGCCCTATTGGGGTCTATACCTGGAATTCCATATCTG gcatcTGCTCCCTCCTGGGCTTGTTTCTGTTTCCTGCAAATGTGGAAGTGAACGAACTGTCCGTTGAGCTGGCTGCACCTTGCGGTCCTTCAAAAGAAGCCACACTCTCTAACACTTATGGATATTCATACTGGATCGTGCTCCTTATAGTCCTTTCAAATGCTGCAGCTATCATTATCATTGTTTTCTACCAACGTGCAAGGTATTCGAAAAGGAAAGAGCGAGAGAGACCCATGGAAATTGCACCCAAAGATGGCATTTTATTTTGA